In Vulpes lagopus strain Blue_001 chromosome 20, ASM1834538v1, whole genome shotgun sequence, the DNA window ctgaattttgccAACTATGTTGAGCTTGAAGGCAGATCCTTTCTCGGTTGAGACTGATGATACCAAACTTCTGGCAAACAACTTGATTACTACATTGTGAGACCCTGAAACTTTGTGTAATCTACTGTTTTTTACTAGTTATTATGGCCCACCATGCATTCCAAATTACTACCTTAGGAAGTAATAGATTATAAGAATATTCCTTAGGTTGTGTcttttattaaactatttttttttaaaaatattagaggtAGAAAAGACTGTTATGGGATCCATTTGTTTTAAGAGATACATGAATATAAAATTGGggaagttattatttttcttaattatttaccATACACTACACATAGCTTAATtcataattcataaaataatattgcATTTGGTGTTAAGAGGTACCCAATCTAACAAATTTTATTCCCTCAGTAccagaggaggaagctgaagtttaccaaaaataaattactttcctAGGACAACTGAAAAATTGGTCAAGAACCTGACCgaaaaatatcaggaaaataGTTCCCTAGGGAGATTACTGTCAACTTTTTTGTATACTGAAACCACAAAATGCCAGTTAGACACTTGGAACATCAAATGACAGACATAAAAACAGGGTTGCTGTTTGGATTGAACAAGTTTATTAGGTCAACCCAGGAACAAGGTCCAGCATAAACATCATCCAGGGAGTTGCTCTGACACCATCATCCTGATGAAAGCAAAACTGTAGGGGTCACAGGTGAAGATCACCATCTCCCATTTCCTGCAGCAAATTCGGGGACTCTGTAGGTTAGGTTGCAGGTGACAACAGACCAGACTGGACTTTCATCACACAGGATATCATCACCCAAGGCAAAGGCTCAGAACGTGTGGGTCTCAGAACTGGCGAGTCCCATGTCCAGATGTGGAGGGTGAGAGTCTCCCAACGTGACCTCAGTTAGTACCAGCCAAAGCCAGAGCCATAGCCAGAGCCACAGCCATAGCCACAGCcacagagagagtgggagccATACCCATAGCCACAGCCAGAGCCACAGCCATAGCCACAGCCCAGTCTGCGGAAGCCACAGCCGTAGCTGGAGCCATAGCCACAGCCCAGGCCTCCATAGCCACAGCCTCCATAGCCGCAGCCTCCATAGTAGTTCCCGTAGTAGCTGCCACACATGGTGTTGGTTGTTGACGTTGTGTACAGGTAGAGAAGAAGAGGTGAAGTGTTACTTCAGTGTGGATTTCTCCTTGCAGAGGGCCTTTTATATGCCTCAGGATGAGGGGGCCTCACCACATGTGCTCATGTCCTTAGCTAATTTTATGACTCATCTAATTAGCTTGTTGTTTCAAGACCAGAGCCTAAGGCCCGAAGGCATTAAGGAGGCTTGCTTTAACCAATTGAGGACCTTTAATGAGATGGTAGAGTCACACTTACAAGGCTATCTTTCATAACACATCTTCACTTTAATATTCTACAACCAGATATCCTATAACTCAGGGAACGTTTTCGGGACTTTCAATTGACTTGCTCTTGACCATAattccttttatctctttgaCCTCCCCAAATTATATTGCCCTCCATAATATAGTTTTAATTCTGGTTCCAGGCCAGAGTCAAGTAGTGTTGTGTGGCTTATTTAAAAGTGATGAGATTAAAGTATAGAATAAAGATTAAAGTACAGTATGAAGGTAATTTGGGAGACCCTCTGTATCTTAATCAGCTCTTTCCCAATTATCAGAGAGGTGAGGGCACAAAATCTCTATATTAGTGATTTCATCTGCCTTGATAAGAAATTCAAATAAGGAAATAGGATTTTAATACAATCAAgtctataaatgaaataatattttattcattcaaaatgtttcctttctgtgtgtctttgtgagtatatttttataagaaaaatgcataaacaCAGTATTGTGACAAAGTGTTATTTAGTGTCCTTCTCAGTAGAAACGTTATTAATGGATAGATTTTGACTATATAAGTGTAATTTTTCCCATAAATGAAATGGACTTTTCACTCTGGAAGTGTTACAGAAATATTGCTATTGTCTGTCCAAACTGGACCAAATCTCACCTTTAATTACTATGGATCATAACTGCACTGATTGGTGGAATGTCCTATCAATCAAGAAATTTTGTTACTCTCCTATGTTTGATTACATACAATATTAACAATTTTCATGTGGAAAAATTTCTAGTTTTGCTTTTCAATAAAGCTAATAACTTTCAAGATATGTAGTGCTTATCctatgtattcatttctttttcgtcatttgtgtcttcttgt includes these proteins:
- the LOC121479341 gene encoding keratin-associated protein 6-1-like, encoding MALALAMTVAMVLDMAIDMALLLAMDTVLDIIVFETNTHDILNVAYLEIHPCNTSPLLLYLYTTSTTNTMCGSYYGNYYGGCGYGGCGYGGLGCGYGSSYGCGFRRLGCGYGCGSGCGYGYGSHSLCGCGYGCGSGYGSGFGWY